One part of the Phormidium ambiguum IAM M-71 genome encodes these proteins:
- the cphA gene encoding cyanophycin synthetase: MKIIKLQTLRGPNYWSIHRHKLIEMWLDLEEMNEVYSNEVPEFYEGLVEILPSLEEHFCSPGHRGGFLKRVKQGTLMGHVIEHVALELQTLAGMRVKFGRARSTSQTGIYRVIFEYRHEVAGRYAAKAALRLVENIIDRGYYPHKELKLDLEDLRKLKAETSLGLTTESILKEAEARKIPWTELPARGIVQLGYGIHQRRIVAAQTCNTSLLGTELACDKEGTITMLREANLPVPKGTVIYRFRQLENAIAEIGFPIVIKPLDGNHGRGITLNINSWRDAEDAYDLAKSESKSGGVLVERYYRGRDFRVLVVNGKVVAVAERVPAHVIGDGKSTIAELVAKVNQDPRRGDGHENVLTRITIDEHSEQLLAQQKLTVNSIPEKGEICYLKATANLSTGGTASDRTTEIHPQNIWIAQRAARIIGLDIAGIDITSPEISRPLTEVDGVIVEVNAAPGLRMHLQPSEGTPRNVAAPILDMLYPPDRPQQIPIIAVTGTNGKTTTTRLIAHIFRQTKKTVGYTTTDGTYIGEFLAEPGDNTGPQSAQLILQDPSVEIAVLETARGGILRSGLAFSHCDVGVVLNVSEDHLGLHNINTLEDMAHVKSVIAEATNPDGFVVLNADDPLVAAMAKSDRVKAQVTYFSMDRWNPIIWEHIQNGGVAAVYDDGYIIFLSGEDVIQVEQAVNIPLTLGGKAPFMIANALAASLAAYVQGVSLENISTALRTFRASVEQTPGRMNLINRDNFHVLLDYAHNPAGYQALGQFVENWSTGKRIGVIGAPGDRRDQDLHKLGVLAAQIFDQVIIKEDADNRGRKYGEVAALIAEGISQTNPDFPYEIILNEQIAIETALIKATEHSLVVILPDKVDRALDLLKQPILVNQ; encoded by the coding sequence AACACTTAGAGGCCCTAATTACTGGAGTATTCATCGTCACAAACTAATAGAAATGTGGTTGGATCTCGAAGAAATGAACGAAGTTTATTCTAACGAGGTTCCCGAATTTTATGAAGGATTAGTCGAAATTTTACCTAGTTTAGAAGAACACTTTTGCTCTCCGGGACATCGCGGAGGTTTCCTCAAGCGAGTCAAACAAGGTACGTTAATGGGGCACGTTATCGAGCACGTGGCTTTAGAATTACAAACTTTAGCCGGAATGCGTGTTAAATTCGGTCGCGCCCGTTCTACATCTCAAACAGGAATTTATCGAGTCATATTTGAATATCGTCATGAAGTTGCAGGTCGTTATGCAGCAAAAGCCGCATTAAGATTAGTAGAAAATATTATCGATCGCGGTTACTATCCCCACAAAGAACTAAAATTAGATTTAGAAGATTTAAGAAAATTAAAAGCAGAAACATCCCTTGGTTTAACTACAGAATCTATTCTTAAAGAAGCAGAAGCCCGCAAAATTCCTTGGACAGAATTACCAGCGCGAGGTATTGTTCAATTAGGTTACGGAATTCATCAACGCCGCATTGTTGCTGCCCAAACTTGCAATACAAGTTTGCTAGGAACTGAACTTGCTTGTGATAAAGAAGGCACAATTACTATGTTACGGGAAGCTAACTTACCTGTTCCCAAAGGCACAGTAATTTACCGCTTTCGTCAGTTAGAAAATGCCATTGCAGAAATTGGTTTTCCGATTGTAATTAAACCTTTAGATGGCAATCACGGTAGAGGAATTACTTTAAATATTAACTCTTGGCGTGATGCTGAAGACGCTTATGATTTAGCAAAAAGCGAATCTAAATCCGGCGGAGTGTTGGTGGAAAGGTATTATAGAGGACGTGATTTTCGGGTATTAGTAGTTAATGGCAAAGTTGTCGCTGTTGCCGAAAGAGTACCTGCTCATGTAATTGGAGATGGAAAATCAACAATTGCGGAATTAGTAGCAAAAGTTAATCAAGATCCGCGTCGAGGTGATGGGCATGAAAATGTTTTGACTCGGATTACTATTGATGAACATAGCGAACAACTTTTAGCCCAACAAAAATTAACTGTAAATAGTATTCCTGAAAAAGGAGAAATTTGCTATTTAAAAGCAACTGCTAATTTGAGTACTGGGGGAACGGCGAGCGATCGCACCACAGAAATCCATCCCCAAAATATTTGGATTGCCCAAAGAGCAGCCAGAATTATCGGTTTAGATATTGCCGGAATTGATATTACTTCTCCAGAAATTTCTCGCCCATTAACTGAAGTAGATGGCGTAATTGTAGAAGTTAATGCCGCACCCGGATTAAGAATGCACTTGCAACCAAGTGAAGGCACACCCCGCAACGTTGCTGCACCGATTTTGGATATGTTATATCCGCCCGATCGCCCACAGCAAATCCCCATTATTGCAGTCACCGGAACTAACGGCAAAACAACAACTACTCGCTTAATTGCTCACATTTTCCGCCAAACCAAAAAAACCGTTGGTTACACTACCACAGACGGCACTTATATCGGTGAATTTTTAGCCGAACCTGGAGATAATACAGGCCCACAAAGCGCCCAATTAATCTTACAAGATCCCTCGGTAGAAATCGCAGTTTTAGAAACAGCCAGAGGGGGAATTCTTCGGTCTGGTTTAGCATTTTCTCACTGTGATGTTGGCGTAGTTTTAAATGTTTCCGAAGACCATTTGGGATTGCACAATATCAACACTTTAGAAGACATGGCTCATGTTAAAAGTGTGATTGCCGAAGCGACTAATCCTGATGGTTTTGTTGTATTAAATGCTGACGATCCATTAGTAGCAGCAATGGCGAAAAGCGATCGCGTAAAAGCTCAGGTAACTTACTTTTCAATGGATCGTTGGAACCCAATTATTTGGGAACATATCCAAAATGGTGGAGTCGCCGCAGTTTATGACGATGGTTACATAATTTTCCTTTCCGGCGAAGATGTAATTCAAGTCGAACAAGCGGTGAATATTCCGTTAACTTTGGGCGGAAAAGCACCTTTCATGATTGCTAATGCTTTAGCTGCTTCTCTTGCTGCTTACGTTCAAGGCGTGAGTTTGGAAAATATTAGCACCGCTTTAAGAACTTTCCGTGCTTCAGTAGAACAAACTCCCGGAAGAATGAATTTAATTAATCGGGACAATTTCCACGTTTTATTAGATTATGCTCATAACCCGGCTGGGTATCAAGCATTAGGTCAATTTGTGGAGAATTGGTCAACAGGAAAACGCATCGGTGTCATTGGCGCACCAGGCGATCGCCGCGACCAAGATTTGCATAAACTAGGAGTGTTAGCTGCCCAAATTTTTGACCAAGTTATTATTAAAGAAGATGCGGATAATCGCGGTCGTAAATATGGTGAAGTTGCTGCCTTAATTGCTGAAGGAATTTCTCAAACAAACCCCGATTTTCCCTACGAAATTATTTTGAATGAACAAATAGCGATCGAAACTGCTTTAATCAAAGCGACAGAACATAGTTTAGTCGTAATTTTGCCCGATAAAGTCGATCGCGCCCTTGATTTACTCAAACAACCTATTTTGGTTAACCAATAA